TGCTAGATTCTTCTTGGTTGGATTTCCGTCACGGTAAGCACATCAAATTTACCTACCGTTAACTTCTTCCGTCTGAACATGCTATCCGTTTCTGACGCTGTTCCCATTGATTTCAGGAGATGCCGAAGCGATTTTGCTGTAAATATCGTGTGGGTTGTCAAAGGGTGCCCTGTCACATAGCAGCTGTAAATATTTTATAGCGCCTTTCTTGCAGGGGTAGATTAATCATTCTTGTAAATTAAGGCCTATGCAAAATGTAACTGATACTCTGATAAGACTTTTGAAAGGTTAAAACCAACTTTATCGCCGTGGTTCGTATTATGTGTTTATactgtgattttttttgaacgatcAGCAGCACCAGACCGAGCGATGATTCGTTGAATAGagtaggaaaaaattacaaaggTGCTGTGTGCTATCTGTAGGTTTTAAACCTCAAACTAGGAACAGGACGGTCAACGGCAACAATGCGCATCACAAACTCTATGCGACTATGCAAGATATAGCTGTACGCAGGAGACGCGCCATAGTTCAGGGCAAAAGTTGGGGGAAGACAAGATCACAAGAGAGGCAGCAACATGTAAGGTTGGGCCTGCAGTTTGGCCATCATTTCCTGGCGCAGCGTATGCATGCTGCACAAATCGCTGTGGAGTATAAATTGGCTTTGCATTGCGCGGCCACTCTGCCCATGTCCAATGATAGAGCTGGCTCTCCATCTACTAGCTTGTACCACCTGACTGCCTGCCGCCTGCCTGCCGGATTGTTCTGCTATAAGGCCAACGGATGGAATGCTTGGCTGGTGACTGGGATCCAATTCTTGCCTCAGCGAGACTATGCAATCCTTGCCCAGCTAAGCCTCAGCCGGAGAACCACACAGGCCCGCAGTTACCCAACGATCGGCGCCTAGCTGCAATTCCATATAGTTGCAAGCAAAGGGGTCAGCAGTTTCAGAAGATGATAGTGCGAAGTATAACATAAGTAACggtagggctgtcaaaaaaacTCGAAGCTCGCAAGCTGCTTGAGCTTGATTCGTTATAGGCTtgattcgagctcggctcgaatACTAGACAAGCCAAGCTCAAGCCTAGGCTAAGGCTCGCAAGCCTAGTAAGCTCGAGCTCGAATAGCTCGGCATGGCTTGATTAGCATAAGATACATTGCATGTAGGAAGATGTTCTTAATGGGTCAATGTATACTTATCATCGTGCTTGACCTGCTCAAGTCTCAAGACCTCATCAATGCTTCTTAATAAAGCAATTATCCGGTTGCTAGTAATAGTACTACTATTCCTATTAGATGTAGTAGCTAGCTTTTGTTAATTGCAATGTTTCAAATCCATGAATTCATGAGAAAAGCTGCAGAGGCTTCATTCAAGACAAGTAGCACTCATTAATTTTGACTACCGATAATTTGCATTAATATCTCTTATACAAGAGTAAATTCTTTGGAGTTTCACCAAGTCAAGCTGTCAAGCTCGAGTAGGCACGAAGCTCGCTTGAGCTCGAACTCGAGCTCACTCCCAAGCTCGATCAATAtccaggctcggctcgagctcggctcgagttCATGTCAAGCTCAAGCCTACATAGCCAaactcgctcgagctcggctcgttgacagccctaagTAACGGCGCTCCGTCACTCCGTCCCAGgggcgacgcgggcggcgaaaacgccgccgcctctctcttcccctcctctctcccacctTGCAGCCGCCGGCAAAGCCAGGCGGCTGCAAAGACGGCTGCGGCGGGGCTCCTCTTCTCCCTCGCCCTGGTGCAACGGTTGGGGCACCGCGAGACCGGATGACGGGagcacggcgccggcgtcgacgcCCAGATCCAGCGCCGGCGAGCCGGGATTCGACCCTCCCTTGGCCGGATCTGGGctgggacggcgacgacgacacgaGGGCAgcgcaacggcggcggcaacttCGGAGCGAGGGCCGCGCGGCCGGTCAGACGGTGGCGCGACTCCCCGACGGCGGCTGGAGGCGCGGGCTGCCGGGCCGGCGGCGACTGCGGCTGAAGGTGGCGCGGCTGCGGTGCGTCGGCTGCAGCTGAGGCTgcacggcgtcggcgtcgacgacACTGGAAGCGGTGGCGCCGGTGCCGGATGCGGTGCAGCGGCCGGGATGCTGGACACATTTGCCGGAGGCgtagaggcggctggaggcgtgACCGAAGACACTGGgcggcccgggtggccgttggtGGGCggtgaggtggcggcggagtAGTGGCTTCGGTGAGGCCGCTATTGGGCTTGGCGGCGGGGTAGAGGACGCTGACGACAAGGTCATCTTCCTTGTGGTTGGCCACGCGTTCACTGTGTTTGGggagctcctccccttctttgtgGGGAGCTTTTAGGCACGGTGGAGGTGTTGGCTGGCATACAGGGAAGACTCAGGTTGCTAAGGCGAGGTTGTTCCTGGTCCGGTCCCATAGGTCGGATTCGACGTAGAGGCCGACGAGCGACGTGGAGGCGGCCTGGGTCAGCGTGCTAGGGAGTGGCGGCAGGGTAGAAGGCGCTGGCGGCAGGGTTGTCTTCCATGCCGTCGGCCAGGCTAACCCTGTTTGGggagctcctccccttctctgtGGGAAGCTTCTTGGCAGGCTAGAGGCGGTGGTCAGTCCATAAGGAAAACTCAGGTTGCTGAGGCAATGTTGTTCCCTACCCAGACTCCCTTAGGTCGGATTCGACAGGGaagccggcgggcggcgcggtggaggcggccTAGGTCAGCGCGCTGGCAAAGGTGATGGGTGTTGTGGAAGTCTTGTCGTTGGCAGGACTGGAAGCCGGCTGACGGAGGGGCGTCGATCGAGTGTGGCAGAAGCCATGTGTCGCCGATGTTTAGTTGCTGGTTTCGAATTGGGCGACGAACCATAGCGATAGGGATTCTGAGCGAAAGCTTAGCCCAATCTTTGGGCCAACAGTGACTACATTTTCAGGCGTGGTAACCCTCCTAAGGGAATTGTTGAGCAGTTGAGGtacccctcctccctccgcaaggagctctgggtgaaaaccttgtccctttttgggacggatgatGATGGCGTCTCGCGTTGCAACCCTCGCGAGGGCGTCGTTTTAGAGTCTTTGCGCCGAGGTGGTGTTGTTGGCCCGATGGCGATCGGTCTCGCATAGCGACGGCCGGTTCGGTGCTCGGCTTCCCTCTCTGTATCGTGTGTTTGGGCGGTTGGCACATGGTTCGAGGTGTGTGCTTTGGTGCACTTTCTTCCTCGACAGTAAACAACTCATAGGGCACAATTAAGCCTGCAGGTAAATATCACACAGTTGATGAATGCAAGGACGCACAGAAATCAACTCCGCACATGGAAATCGACCAAAAATGAGAACTGCAATAACTCGGATTCATCTGATCACATTTATCTACATATCAAAATCCTGTGGGGCTACTTCAGAGCACAAATTCAGGAATGACCACTGTAAATGTTCCTTCTCCTCACAGGACAACAGATTATgatggcatatatatatattcatcctTATTATTGCCGGAGAAAACTACCAACTCAAGAGGAGGCACCTACTACTAAGCTAGTACTAGTAACTAGTAGTAATACATGCATCAAGAGGGGTAATTAAGGACATAAAAATGAAGACAAGGACCAACAGTGACCCCTCCTTCCCTGTGCTGTGCACACTGCACAGAGAAAAATTaaagatcgatccatccatctctAATAGTCTCCACTAATTTTAATTTAATTCTTCTTCTTTGAGAACCAAGGGAGGAGGAAATCCAGGTGACAGATCAACGGGGAGAAAGAACAAATCAAGAAACCAGTGAAAAAAAGAACACTTGAAGCTGTTGCTGCATCCGTGTCCTCCTGCTTCTCCTTGCGACAGCAGTAGAGCTTCAACGGCGCCATGGTGAGGGGGTGTGATGCGGTGGCGTCCCCCACCACGCCTGCAACTGCCGTGCACcattgccaccaccaccgcagtAGTGCGCGTTCAAGAAACCCTAACTTTGGAAGAAAAGGGAGAGTGGAAGGGGAGGAACTCACCGGGGAGAAGGTGGCCACCGGAGAAGACAGCTACCCACGGAGAGCGTGTGTTGTTGCCGCTGCGTCCGGgttgcgccgcgccgcgccgcgccacgccatCCCCGCCGCAGCAGCGCCCCCTCTCGTTGTGCCGCCGCTGCGTTGCACGCCCTCGAGAGGGTTTTTTCCTCGCCACCAGAGAAGCTGAATATTTCCCGGCCTATTACACGGGGAAAACACCCCGTGGGCCGGGATAAAATCTCGCATGGGCTTAACCGAACGCCTATTCTTGCGTGGGCCGGTATTCTTCCCACGCCGGGTTGATCCACGGGGATCGGGCCCTGATCCCGGCCGTTCCCGGCCCAACCGAACATGGcctaaagaagaaaaaaatcatcacACTCCAAATTTGATCTCCTGAATGTTTAGATTCCTTCATCAAGTTCATCTTCGCCTataaaaatgaaatgaaatcagTATTGTTTAAAACATGCCCAAAAGCATCCCCTAACACTGAAGTAACTGTTCAGATTATGCTCATATGGTATTCACCGCTTTATGCTTCATTTGTATATGGAGTAATAGAAGAAACAATATTCAAGACATGTTAGCTATGTGACCTTGTTAAGGCGATACATATGATTGGAACAATAGATTTCTGATCTAAAATAGGTAAGTTGGATTTAcgtcagaaaagaaaaaagctaGATTATGCACTTTGAGAAATGCATATAGCTTTTTGCacaataaatacatatatttaacATGATAGCAAATCAGCATGTCCCAGACTAACTTTCTTTGCCGGCAAGGTTTTCTGCCAGGAACTTGATCCGTTTTGGATCAATCAGGTGGAGAACTGGTGTGCTCTCAATAACACTAAGCACAACTTCCTTAACATCAATAACATTATAGCGATCCTCTTTGCAGAGAAACTCAAGAGCAACCTGGAAGCCATTCAGAAAGAAAAATCCTTCACTTTCTCTCACCTCTCCAAGATCAGCAGCATTATAGGCTTTGGATCTATCTTCACTAACTTCAGCCTGACAGAGTTCCGGAGAATATGAAGTGAATCATGAATGTCTTTGTACAGCTAAGAGTCACCCAAAGAAAAACAAGAGTCCCACATTTGCTATCATTTTGTAGAACTTTCAACGTAGAATGGACTTTGGCAGCCATGTGATCATTTCTATTTTGCAGATTAATGTTAAAGCCAAGTGATGGTCCATGCCAGTCTGGCTATTAAATCTTTATTCTTTGATCTTGCAATATGGTAGTTAGTAATGGAATTAAAGATTTGGAATATAGCTGGCAGCTTAGTGATGCCCGCATTGCAATAAAATCATATTATCAGCCTTGTAAAGCTCTCAAAGTTGACATGTACCAAAAGTTAACTTATTTTACTATCGGAAGGATCCAAAAAGAAGAATGACAATATAGCATGGCATGCAAAGGGATTATAGTGAAGGCCAATCAGCAATATTGATTAACATGATATGATAGCAAATATCATAGCAGCAATATGGAAGCATAAGGGTAGATGAAGCACTCACTCTTAAATCCAACTTTTTAACTTGTTCATTGCAGAATTGTTTGAGCCAAGTGATAACACTGGGATCTAGAGCTTGATTAATAGCAACTCCACTTTCACAGATCCAAGGATGtcctgatatatatatatgtatatatatatatatatatatgtatatatatatatatacatatatatatgtatatatatatacatatacatatatacctacatatacatatacatatatatgtatatgtagagCTTGATTAATAGCAACTCCACTTTCACAGATCCAAGGATGtcctgatatatatatatatatatatatatatatatgtctatatatatatatatatatatatatatatatatctatgtgtgtgtgtgggggtgtgtgtgtgtatgtatgtatatatgtatgcatacatatatgtatatatatatgtatatatatatatatgtatatatatatatatatgtatatatatatacatacatatatatatacatacatatatacatacatatatatatatatacatatatacatatatacatacatatatatatcagtCAACAAATCAAAAGGTTTGTGGCTCTTAAATAATTAgtgaaaattaaaattatgtaTCAAAATATGTTATGAACAATGTATAGCTACTCAGCAATATGGACAGGCAATGAAACAAAAGGGCAACTAATTTAGGTGAAGAAATAGGTCAATTATACTTACTTAGCAGTTAGCACTTCATGGCCCTTCAAAGTTCAAATGCTCTGAAGAATATTGAGAGAGCATTTTCCCTATATGATACTTCTCATTGTCAGATATCTTTAGAACTGATTGAAAATCAATGAGACCCTTCAGAACTGCATCAAATATTTTCCTTGTTGTGTCTCTGGAAAAAGGATAGGATGTGATCACTTTAGCAATTCCAGAATATATTAGATTCAAATTTACAACACATAAGGTTTTAGATAACTCACCTGCCCAAAATGGTGGCACTCCACTCATCAAAACGTTAAGTACCACTGTAGCTGACCACACATCAGATTTTGGTCCATAAGTGCAGTACCTAAGATTCTGGTCTATAACATATCTGTGCAGTACCTCGGGAGCAACATAATATGGACTCCCAATCAACTCGGTGAAACCTGACCTGCAAATTGTAAAATGGAAAATTTAAGATAAAAgttaaaaactaatttataTATCCACAACACTTCACACATGAGCTGACACATACAGTGCCAGAACTGTCAAGGAAGATGGATAAACAACAGAATATAGTTAGGATGCTCTTGATTATGTTGGCGTGCAAATACTATCCACACATATACAGCAAAGCAGACAAATACTCTCTAAAATTATTCTGTGGAGTACATATTATGTTGATCTGTTACtctctaaaattaaaaataaaccacTACACATGCATTAAAATGTAGCATAAGAACACCACCTGGTTTGAAGAACACGGATGTCTATCGCCTTAATTGACAGACCATCGTCTTTAATCTCTGCAGCCTACGGATGTCTATCGCCTTAATTGACAGACCATCGTCTTTAATCTCTGCAGCCTTTCGCTCGTTATAATGCCCCTCCTCCTGAATCTTGTCCAAGAGCTCACCAACAATGAAGAGCTCCATCACAATGTGCACCGCTCGGCCATCCTCACATACATCCTTGATTGCAACAATAttgaagggaggaggagagcgccTCGCCGTTGTCGGAGCTCGTAGCTGCCGCCCAGCTCCTACCCACCTGCGCGCCACCATCGACCTCCTCACCCCCATCCAGCGACAAGGAGAAGGGGGCATCGGTTGGCCGAACCTGCGCTGCCGCTGCAGCCAGCTCGAGGAGTTCTGTCGCCGTGCCGCCACCAAGCTTAAGGGGaggggcgacgccggcggcggagctcgtcgCTGCCGGAGAGCTGCTCCCCAATCTCCGCACGCGGTCACCGTGTTCCTCGCCCCGTCATCGAGATCCTCGGCCCCAtccagcgacgacgaggaggagatggcggctcGCCGGCGCGTGGAAGGAGAGGGTTCGCGGTGATCTCACTGGGGTCATGGAGGGAGGCGTGCCAAAGTGGTGCAGATGGAGAGGAGCGGCACCAGCGGGGACAtggaagaggaggcggaggcggcggccatggcggggtggaagaggaggcggcgccgcggcggcgtcgttggGAGcgcgagagaagagagatggacATATAGGGATTGAACGTTTTTGCCAAAAAGACGCTAAGCTCCCGTATATTACACAAGTCCACCACATCGATTACTCATCGTAGATTATCGATCCGTTTCCGTTGCCGAATCGGAACAAAAGACTTACTTCCCTCGCTGAATCGTAACAGAAGATCACGCCAGCCCTCTTATACAAAAGGGCCGGCCTCGACGGGGGAGGACGTACAGAACCCATCATTAATCTCATCGATCCTCTAGTTAGCTTTGTAAATATCTATGGTCTCCTTTGGTGACGAGGGAGCAACACGCTTGTTTCCAAAGCCTTCTCCTCCGGTGAGGAGGAGAATAATACGGTTGTTTCCATAGCGTACGACGAGGGGACTatagcctcctcctccggtgACGAGGGAAGCAACACGCATGTTTCCAAAGCCTTTTCCTCTGGTGACGAGGGGAGTAACATGGTTGTTTCATGACCTGCAACACGCATGTTTCCAAAGCCTTCTCCTCCGGTGACAAGGGGAGTAACATGGTTGTTTTCATGGCCTGTGACGAGGGGAGAAACCAAGCTGGTGGTGGTCTTCCCCACGGCGGGACTACTGCATCGGAAACGCCGGATCTGGGCACTCCTCCTGACTCCAACAACGAGACTAGTGGTATGTAGGAAACTGCGGCGGCTGCAAGCAAAGACGTACCCACCATCCACTTTGTGCACGCGAGCTCCGGCGACATGGATCACCATTGTTCATCGTTGTTTTCCCCTCCCGCTTACTGCAATTCCTACTATCCCCCGTTGCCGCCGCAGCCCGGGAGCCTGGCGACCAACCAGATAGTGGCGAGGTTGATGGCTCAGATGAACTACGAGGAGGGCACCGGCCTCGGCAAGTACGGCCACGGGATTATCGATCCCATCAACCCGACCAAAAAGTACGGGAAAGGAGGCGTTGGCAAATTCGAGTCGTCGTACGATAGCGATTCAGATTACAACACAGGGCCGCCTGTAGAGCCCAAGCTCGAGCGGGGCACCGGCAAAGCAGAGCCGAAGGCTGTTGTCAATGCCGAGGAGGTCCGCGCCATGGACACGCTGCAGAGAGAACGCAAAGCCTATGCCGCCGCGCGGGCGCGGGAGCGGCGCCACGAGAAGGTTCGGGCCTATAACATGCGCTGGCAACGCCCACCGAAacatgacgccgccgccgacgacgactgggaagtgtaacatcccggcctagggcttaataggattaatagaatactcatatcaacaagttgcaacttcttttccagaagccaatctccaaagaactctagggttaagcgtgcttggcctggagcaagttgggatgggtgaccgaccgggaaattcttcccgggtgcacacgagtgaggacaaagtgtgcagaaaagatatgtgttggtctgtgagggcagtctatgacctatgaaagctatcagatgtaagcgggggCGAGGGCAGtttatgacctatgaaagctatcagatgtaagcgggggcctgggggaaggcgggacgttacaggaGGGGATAACCTCCGGGTATACGGCCatggcagtctatgacctatgaaagctatcagatgtaagcgggcccggcctaggggaaggcgggacgtgaTAACCTCCGGGTACACGGCCATCAAGCGCGTCTTGAAGGTGGTCCTGGAGCAGAGCGAGTCGGGGAAGCTCACATTGGGC
This window of the Oryza sativa Japonica Group chromosome 4, ASM3414082v1 genome carries:
- the LOC107280651 gene encoding uncharacterized protein translates to MDHHCSSLFSPPAYCNSYYPPLPPQPGSLATNQIVARLMAQMNYEEGTGLGKYGHGIIDPINPTKKYGKGGVGKFESSYDSDSDYNTGPPVEPKLERGTGKAEPKAVVNAEEVRAMDTLQRERKAYAAARARERRHEKVRAYNMRWQRPPKHDAAADDDWEVPGLGEGGTLQEGITSGYTAIKRALKVVREQSESGKLTLGGLIHEFAGVKAKFPEEYRTNSMPYKAISFAAPLLHSQLSRQYSAGEYGGTEPLLNRTLVMVEALKDTLGADASAAYPRLIHDLVMAPPLDAWWWSAASFCKLPWIPSWMRSSCPRW